The genomic interval cgacgcggccgcggcgcacGCAGCGCGACACGGTACACTGGGTTCGCTGCCGTGCCGTGCCCCACGCCGCATTCATTCGTTCGCTTCATCGCTCGTCTCTCACCtcctcccccttttttttctctcgtttCGTTTCCGGTTTCCTTTCCCCTCCCAACCCGCCGCCGTTTCTTCAACTccaagggaagggggaaaggcgaCGCGACGCTTTCTTGGGCGCCGCgtctccccttcccttccctcacGAGTCTCGTCTACTGATTTGATTTGATCCTCGCGAGCGTTGCGGGGATTTTGATCCATCATCGATCTGGAcgttttggtttttttgggggggaaTTGTGGTGTTGGTTGGGGGGGATGGGGTTGCTGTTCGTGCAGCGACTGGACGGGAACGGGGTGTTCAAGTGCAGGCGATGCCGCGTCGACGCCGCGTCCAAGGACGCCATCATCTCCAAGGAGTTCCAGGGCAGCTCCGGCCGCGCCTACCTCTTCGATCATGTGTGCGTCCCCTTCCGAtcccctgctctctctctctccttaatCTCTTCGCTGTGTTTGCGTCGTCGAGTGTGCCAGTTACGTGGATCAAAATGATCTGCTGTGGTTGTGGTTGGAGGCTGACCCGCTTCGGAATTCCTTTTGAATTAGGAGTCTCTGCGTTGCAATAGACGGGCCAAGATTTGGCAATGCTGCTCTGCAGTCCAAGAATTTTCAGTCGTTTGTTCATGATATCTGCTTTCCAGCGAGTTGAGTGTGTGATGGAGAAATGTTAACGATACAGTTTTTATCGTCGACAAAATTGACAATTGCTATGAAATATTATGTTCCTATCGATGTTATGGTACAAGAAACACTCGCATGGTTCAACGAATCAATCAGATGTAAATAAGCTGGAATGCCAATTCATTTAGAATACATTCAATTGCAGTAGTTTGTTTAATATGATACATCCCTTCTGTCATCAGTATGGACCTTTGTGTTGGCAGTTAATTAGCATACAAAATGTTGTATCTTGTATAATTGTTCTTTTCAGACGTTTTTCCGATCTTGCCAACATATTTGCTCGTCATACCATTGCATGATTTACTTGTCATTACCATTcaaaatacctttttttttttacttcaataACATGTAGCAATAACAGACAAAAACATGTCTTCAGGGTTCAGGCTATATTCTTTTGATTCATATACTCTTTTTCACATATgcttattattttgtttactcGTGACATTTCAGAGTGAACATATGCTTAGGCCCTAACGAGGATCGTTATCTTATAACTGGACTGCACACGGTGAATGACATCTACTGTAGCTGCTGCCAACAGATTCTTGGCTGGCGATATGTAAGTAAACATAAATTGTTTATCATGAAtgtgcatttttcatattctcaATTGCATGATTGCCAGTAGATAAAATAGCATTGCTATTCAGTGAGAAACAAACGTAGTTAAGAAACTCATATACTGTTCAGCTAAGTGAACTCTGTTTCACCGTGTAGGCTTGATCAATTATTATTTCTCTTCTCATGTTATTGAAACATAGCCATCTCAGCTAGGTACATGGTTTAGCTGACATCTATGCCACTGTTGGTGTTCTTGCTCATTTCAACTTTCAGTTCCCTGTTCTTGTATATTGTTTCTATTTTTCAGAAGAAAATTTATGTGCATATTTGTAACGTCAGATCTTGCCATTGTATCAGTCAACATTGCAAATCACATATTTAATCCATGTGTAAATGTTTTTGCTTATCAGAACTGAATTTCTTTTTCTGCTAATTAGTTATTTGTTACTCGTGGTCCTTCAACCCAacttctctcccttttttttctaccAAACTTCACTCTTTCATTAGTGTTTCCAGAATACACGGTTCATCCATCCGAACTGAATAGTAGCTGTAGCAGACTAATACTCCGTATTTCCCTTCCATATAGTAGCTCTATGTCTATTTTCGTGTATCCATCTATGCTCGTTTATCTGTTGACATACTTTCACTCCATTCCGTGGATAATACTCCCTTCAGTCATAAAAACATACTAACAAGTTAAACTTTCAAGTTTGAACATagatatattttaaatcattaagATTGGATGCATGAAAAACCCTGAAAATAGTACATTGgatttcataaataaattgCAATAACAAATAGGGATCAAAGCTGTGTTTTCAAGATCGTGTTAATATGCAAAACGACATGTTTTTATGACCATTGGGAGTAATGTTCAGGTTTTCAGTTTCGACAGCTCACACATACTACATTCTATTGAATGCATTTATACAGTCGTGCACCTTATTCCGCCATAACCATTAGTAAAGCATTTTATTTGAATTAATGCATCCTAATTCCAGCGTGTTTTACCACAGGAGAAAGCCTACGACCAAAGCCAGAAATACAAGGAAGGGAAGTTCATTCTCGAAAGAGCAAGAATGTGGAAGGACAGCTAATGATGGTGGAATGCTTGTCAACAGCCAAACACGGAActtgtatatgtttttttttatcagttgCCAATATTAGTAGTCTAGACAAATTTGAAATCAATCTGCCATTTGATTGATGAACATTGAACTCAAAAGAAAGGTAGTTTGTACCGAATGTTATTTGACACATAATGATAGCATCTTGGTTTTCAGTTACCACCTGTTTATCTCATCTGTTACACGTTGATTATGTACACGAcgattctgttttttttctttgtgcgGGGATACGGTGCAGTCGTTTTTACTTTGcagataaaataatattttttcggTTTGTGTTGTACGAGTGATTCTACAGATATTCCGGTTTAGTTCGTTGAATGGGATAATGCGATCAGCTTTACTTTGCTgataaaacaattttttttttgttttgtttgttgtaCTAGTGATTCTATAGATATCCCGGTTTGGTTAGTTAAATAGGAGATTTATTGTTATCCCGTAAATCAAAGTCGAGTCAggtacaaagaaaaaaaaaaagtaaatccaATCTGTAGTATTTGGAAAGAGAAAAAGCACGGGTCAATGGGAGTCGTATCTCTTTCAGTTTCAACGGAGAGACCGGCAACTCGCCGATTCTTCCGATTCGATTCAGGTTTCGTGCATGCGGGCGCGTGCGCGTCCCCCCTATATAAGCACCGCTGCACGCCTCCCCCCCGATTCGATATTTCGATCCCCTCCGCGGCGACACACCCACAaatccaggaaaaaaaaaatccagccgCGATTcgatctcctcgccgccgccgccgccgccatggatcgGGGCAAGCAGCCCGCCgccagcccgccgccgctgcagcagcagcgcacCGCGTACCCCGCCAGCTTCGAGGCCTATTTCAGCGCGATGGGCCTCGGCGGCGCCTCGTCGTTGGGGCAGGAGCCGCAGACGCCGCGGCAGGCGCAGCTGCAGCAGAGGTACGCGACGCCGAACTCGCCGCTGATGCTGCCCCAGCCGCCGCCTTcgcagggtggtggtggtggtgggcaggGCGGCGTGCACCCGCTGATGCAGCAGCACCAGATGATGCTCGCCCAGATGCGCGCGacgcagctgcagcagcagcagcagcagcagcagacgtCGAGCTACTGCGTGGGCGAGCAGGGCTCGTCGACCAACGGGTATttctggccggtcggccacggcggcgtctctccggcggaggcggccgcccACGCGCAGGGCTCGTCGGACTACGCCATGCTGCTGGCCGCCGATCGCCCCATGCCATTAGCCGCCGACCGCATCTTGCCATCGGCCGCCGACGGCAGTAGCAGCGACTACCTCTCGCGCTTCGCCAATGGCTACGCCAataacgccaccgccgccgccccggccgcgcCTCGCCCGCCCGTGGCGCCGAGGCCGTGCACACTGAGAGCCAACGCGAGCCAGTATCAGCCCATCGGTGCCTCGTCCCGCTCCGCGGTGGCGTCACCTTCGCCGCCGAGAACCAGACGGCACCCGTACCCTCATCCGGCCAACAACTACAACcccagcgccgccatcgccgattACCAAGAGCGCCTCGTCGTGATGAACGCGCTGCGCGCTAACCCCAAGGACCCTCTATGGAGGGGCGTGTCGCGGATTAGCCAGGGCCGGACGCCGGAGGAGATCCGGTCGGACATGCTCCGCGGCCCGATGCCGCTGCAGCTCGTGTTCTTCCAGGAGTCGGCGGCGCACGTGATCCGCCTCCTCGACGAGGGCGCCGAGACGGGCGTCGACCAGTACCGCCTGAGCGCGCTCGCCGCGATCAAGAGCGACGTGCACAGGGTCATGGAGGACAGGGAGGGGTGCCAGGTGTTAATGGCGCTGGTGCGCGCCTGCGCCGAGCAGGAGGACGAGATCCacgccatcatcgccgccgccgccgccgccagcgcgccgCCCGTCGACGGCAATGGGAAGCACAAGACCACCCAGCTCTTGCGTGTCACCGGGCAGGATTACGGGTATCTTCTTCTGCCCCACCcaatcaatctatctatctattattaacCCCATTGCATCAATTTCTCAAACAAAAAATGTTGAGATGTTTCATGGGTGCAGGGAGGCTTCTCTGAGGTCGCTgatcttggcggcggcgagataCCCCGACCTGTGCAAGCTGCTCACCGACTGCCTCGTGTGCGAGCGCGTCATGGATCATGCCAAAGGGGATCGACTTCTTCACGACTGCTTCAGGGCGATGAACTACGAGGATTCCAAGGTAAACTGATCACAAACCAAACCATACGAGATTGAGATCGAATTGCTGGAATGTAAAGAGTACATACATTGctaatttccctttttttgggGGCAGATTCTGATCAAGTTCGCGTGCTACCACGCCAACAAGATGCTCCTGGCGTCGTCGGGGTCCCGGTGCCTGGTGGAATGCTTCATGAACGCGAGGGGCGAGGAGCTGGAGCACCTCGAGCAGCTCATCCTCGCGAACGCCACCATGATCGCCAAGGGCCACTACAGCAACTACTTCATGCAGAAGGTGCTGGAGCACGGCAGCGAGGCGCTCAAGCGGGAGCTTGTGGCGCTCCTCATGGCCGACGTGGTGAGCCTCTCCCGGCAGCAGTTCGGCAGCTACGTCGTCGAGGCCTGCTTCCTCAAGGGCTCGTCGGACCTCAAGCGCATCGTGATCTCCACCTTCGTCAGCCTCACCAACGACCAGCTCGCCGACGTCGTGCAGTGCGGCTACGGCAACTACGTCATTCAGAAGCTGGTCGAAGCCTGCAAGGACGTAAGTTATACggtccaaaaaaaatccaatcctaaCAACGAACCTCTGTTTTATTAGTAGAAGATGCCGTTGATTTTTAGACACCCGTTTCGTGTTTCTCTAACTGTTGATAATGGGTAGGATTACCCGGAGGAGACGATACTGCTGGCGAGGAGAATCGAGAGGCTGCCGGGGGAAGTGCTGGACCGGATGAGCGCGAAGCAGGTGATGAAGGTCGTCAGGAGGTTGTTCCCCCGGCACCGCATCTACTAGGCGCAttgttctgttttgtttttttgtagCTGTCTGTCACGATTGTTAGTGACAATTTATACGAGTGTCTGTGATCAACTGTCGATGTAGCCACCCAAGGCGGGGAAATTAGGGAGAAATACCTCTAGGATTTTGTGTCGGTATTTGTGTGTTTGTTGAATTTAGCCTGTGTTTGTGATTGTTAGACCGAACTGTTGCTTAGGGGATTTTGGGGTCTGTGGCCTGAATTTGTATGTCAGTATTTGTCATCTTAATAAAGTTTTAGTGTACCGTGTGCTATGATTATTGTCAAGATGATACTTTGTTATGCAATATTTGGATATTATACGATGTTTGGCTAAAAATACGTGATGTGCTCTGATGCTGTGCAATAATCACTCAATGCATGTTGCCGCGTTGATCTTATAATACGTGTACTACCCTACTACGTCTTGGACAGTAAGACCTGAAAAGTTTAAAAGGTATGTTCCTCATGTGAAGAATGTGTGCGATGAATTCAAATTTTCCTCCATTATTTGTATTTGCCCTTTAGTTAAAATTGTCAATTTCATTATGAAAAACTCAATAGAAAAATGAAATGTAAAAATAGATAGAATTCCTAGTTTTGattcaaattctaaaaaaaggtTGCCTGTTCAGCATTGGATAAAAAAGGGCAAGATACAATtgaccattttatttattttgagtgTTCAAACCATTAACCATTTTCTTTATTATGAGTGTTCTGTATCAGATAAATTTGACATCAGCTATTTTTTGTTTAGAGTATTTTGATAGTAATACTAATATAGTTGTAGAAAGATTACCTTTAACTGTGTTGATGTTCTCACATTATTGGTTTATTATAGTGAATCAAAATTGGTTTACCTAGTTCACAATGTGCTTTGGTATAATGTAAGTAATGGTGTATGCGTTATATGTGCAtgtaattgtaaaaaaaaaatgtatttacaAAACCGTATCGAACTATCAATGATCTATCGCAAGCAGATAAAAACGATGAATTTCACATATTTTAACCCTTATAttattgcttatttttttcatatctttttTCTACTATCACTATATCCCGTCTTTTTTAAGAGGGGTATTTCTAATACTCCACCCGtcacataatataagggattttgagtttttacatgtaacgtttgactactcgtcttattcaaaattttttgaaattattatttattttatttgtgacttactttattatctacagtactttaagcacaactttttgttttttatatttgcaaaaaaaaattgaataagacgagtggtcaaacgttacaatcaaaaactcaaaatcccttatattgtgggacggagggagtagtaaactTCTAAGATATTTGTAATATCCTAACCAGCTCCTAAATAATTAAGATTAACCTTGTAGTGTCCTTTTAGCCTTTCTCAGCACATACCAGAtaagttcatgcaccaaaaaCAAACATTTTTCATGCACCAAAACAAACATTTTATAAATCTGTGCACTAGATTGCACCTACAAGTTCGTGTGTTACCGATacaatttaataataaaaaggaaaaatcaagaAAATCCCATTATCCGTAACAACTACTAAAAACAATAGTTACAGGAAACACAATTTTAGAGAACGAGGAAAACGACATGTTAGAGAGTAACTAAATGATTGGAAATGAttgttacaaaaaaaaagttttaacaACGACCAACAACCGGTAGTTAAGATGCTGGATGAACTAGTTTTAGAGAACAATGACCAACGACCAGTAGTTTAAATCCTGGATCAACTATTAGAATCAGAAACGTAAAAACcagcaaaatatcattagaCCAATCCAAATGTCACAAGAATTAACAGTCCACGGATGATATAGCCAAGcatttatattaatctatatgaATATTTGGAATTTACACAGGATCAGCAGCCTCTGCTTGGCCTCAAACTAAAATTTACATGTTAGTCCCCCAGGGGGAGGGGGCATAAGAACCATATCGAGGTTATTTATGGATTAGGATTATATGTCGACATACTTGACAACGAATAGTTGTAAGACGAACCCTTCTTATCTGATGCTCGGGAGACAGCAGCCAGGGGATCTGCAGAATAGAGCTTTGATCTGGAAGATGTGTGTGCACTCGTAACACTTGATCCAGGAGATACAGAGTCGGGCCTAGGTCTGCCGGAGGACAGTCCATAGTAGTCAGCCAAGCCACCATACCGAGTCTGAACAGGCGGTGTATTCAGGGTCTGATTCTTGATGCCAACGGGATGTTGGCTCAGTGGGCTCGGACTAATAGCCGGAATTATATTCTGGCTTGAAGCAGCTTGGTACAAATTTAATACTCCTGAGATACCCATGCTCTGGCTCGACATGAGCGGTCGACTGAGGGAATCAACCGAATGGATGTTTTGGCTTAAGGAATTTTGTGCTGCTTTACCTGGAACCCGTGATCGCATAGCTGACTGCACCTGCTGCTGTTGCTTCTCTTGCTTCTGAATCTTCTTACTTACTTCATGAGCTGCTTCAATAGCAGCACTAGCTGCTCGCTTTCTCTCCACACTTTTCTTCTCCAAATGTGCCAGCCGCTGTTTAACTATTTCCAAAATAGGTAGTTCTTCTAGCTTCTGGTCTTTGATGAACTTCTGCAATACTCCGAGCAGCATGCGCTCTTTTGCATCGGCTTCAGTCTGCAGTTCCGTTTTAAGATTTAACTAGCTTATACGGTTTTTAATGCCTAAAGTACCTAATGTGAAACTGCAGCATAAATGTACCTGACAAGCAGAATCATCTCCTCTGATGCGGATCATGTTCCCAGCTTTTGCAGCATCACTGATGTACGACCTCAGAACAGGCAATAAAGGATATTTTTCCACCAAATTAAGAGCTTGAATGAATTTAACCGCCTCCAGCTGTTTGCCTTTCTTTATCATTGTATGAATGAAAACTGGTGGAAAGAGAGTTTTCATGTTAATGTTCACACATACGGACATACCtcaaagaacaaaaaaacaTTAAATGTAGAGCAGAAAACATCATGCCATGGATGATGGACTTATAGAACAGAAAGCTACCATGGATCACGACAGAATAGGGTGGGGGTGAACAAATTGACAGATACAtgagccaaaaaataaaaagcaccagatatattgaaaaatattattcatCGACGTTGCTAAAAGGTACAAAGCACTCATGAACATTATTTGATGTTGAGAAGAGCTTTCTAAGATCCATTATCTCCTGAAAAGGAATCCAAAATCTGCATAAACTACAACGTACTTACATAAGCTGCAATAAATAATGATAACATAACAGGATGGAAATAAGAAAGCTGCAAATCCCTCTAAGAATGCAGATCTAGATGCTGAACGGATAACTTATAAAAAACCTTTGtaaatttcaaaaagaaataatatacCGTAGGGGAACCCCCTACTGTTTCACGATCAAGAAAATAGCACAGGAAAGATTGCTAAAAGCCTAAATAGGCAGTACTCCCTCTGTGCATGATTCTTCTACATATAACCTTTTTGTATTTTTCCAGAACTGATCTACATACTCGCTTGCCATTTCTCATTTTTGCCGCTGCGTCAGATTGGTTTGCGGCCGTAGGGATCATTTCTCGCACGGCCCGAGCccacaagcatgcatgcatgcaagcagaCTTCGCGACATAAACCAATTTGCATGAGTGCAAATTCACACCAATATGCAAATTCACTGATGGAGTGATGGGTCCAGGCATGCAACGCGGGCCATCATGCAAATCCAGTCAGTGGCGAGCAAGCGACGCAGCGCAAAGACCGCAAGACACAACCGAAACGAATCGACACGGGGGCTAACTCGATGCGGATGGCGAGAAGATTAATTGAGTTAGGCTACGACTTAACCAAGCCTTGGTCTCAATGCCCAAGCCAGAAACGCAGATGAATCATGGAAGGAGGAAAGCATTTGGCAGCAGCTGACAAGTTATGAGAAGAGAAATGACTGCACGCTTGTACATACCAACAAGGTCATAACCTCAGAAATTGTAGTGACAATATGGCTGGTTGCCAATCAGGCCCGAAAGATGGTATTTTCACAAAGGTATCATCACAGGTCACACGGTGCAGTCTTAAAGACAAACTATTCAATGATTCATTGAATTGAAGTGCATCAAGAAGACTAAAAAACTAGCAGTGCAATTAGAGAACAGTatttaacaaagaaaaaaaagaggcttAGTCAATGGAGATATATAACATGGAGTCATGGACATGGAAATTGCAGAATGGCAGCATGGCAGAGAAATGCCAATCAGTGCCAAAAGATTATATTTTGTGAACAATTTATCATCATTGTCCACATAATTCATAAAATCCATGTATACCATAAAACCAGATGACAGGATAACATACTCATCATGGAGCATTCCACTTTAAATTCACAAAAACGTGCTATAAAACTCGATGATAGAAGACAGCATACAATAGAATATAGACATAAGAGAAAAGTATAAACAACAAACTTGCTTTTTAAGGACACCACCATTCAAGTATCGGTCTTTCTAAAAGGCTGAGGAAAAAGCAATACAGACCTTTGAACTCCAAATGTCAATATGGCAATGAACCTAATCAGTACAGGGAAATGGTTTCATTGGATTGTTTTATCTAGATAGAAGGATATACAAGCACAGAAATAAATTATGTCATGAATTTAGGGCAAGTAAAGAAGAAGTGTCCCTAACGAAGTAACGAATCATGCAGTAGCAGCTCAAGAGTGGCGTGCTAATTTTACAAAAGTAGTTCCATTTAGCATCATTCGGATGAATACacaaaacaaagcaaaaaccATTACAAAGACGTATCTGTGATGTTTCTCTAGTAATAGCAACTCAAGAGTGGCGTGCTAATTTTAAAAAAGTAGTTCCATTTAGCATCATTCGGATGAATACacaaaacaaagcaaaaaccATTACAAAGACATATTTGTGATGTTTCTCTAGTAAGAAAGATTTGTGTGGGAATTGTAATGGCATCTGGAAACAAGAGGTTTGACCAGAATATAAATAAAAGTGAAAGCAGCATCATTTCATCTTGCACATCAAAGAAGATGAGCATCTCCAAATTTAAGAACAAAGACACCAATACAAAGGAAAGAACAAAGACAGATTGTCCCTAGCAAATTTGTAGCATCATAACTACAAGAACCGAATGGATGAGAATATGTACTTAGTACTCATATGTTCGCATCGAACTCACAAACTG from Oryza glaberrima chromosome 3, OglaRS2, whole genome shotgun sequence carries:
- the LOC127765712 gene encoding putative yippee-like protein Os10g0369500 yields the protein MGLLFVQRLDGNGVFKCRRCRVDAASKDAIISKEFQGSSGRAYLFDHVVNICLGPNEDRYLITGLHTVNDIYCSCCQQILGWRYEKAYDQSQKYKEGKFILERARMWKDS
- the LOC127768432 gene encoding uncharacterized protein LOC127768432, yielding MRARARPPYISTAARLPPDSIFRSPPRRHTHKSRKKKIQPRFDLLAAAAAAMDRGKQPAASPPPLQQQRTAYPASFEAYFSAMGLGGASSLGQEPQTPRQAQLQQRYATPNSPLMLPQPPPSQGGGGGGQGGVHPLMQQHQMMLAQMRATQLQQQQQQQQTSSYCVGEQGSSTNGYFWPVGHGGVSPAEAAAHAQGSSDYAMLLAADRPMPLAADRILPSAADGSSSDYLSRFANGYANNATAAAPAAPRPPVAPRPCTLRANASQYQPIGASSRSAVASPSPPRTRRHPYPHPANNYNPSAAIADYQERLVVMNALRANPKDPLWRGVSRISQGRTPEEIRSDMLRGPMPLQLVFFQESAAHVIRLLDEGAETGVDQYRLSALAAIKSDVHRVMEDREGCQVLMALVRACAEQEDEIHAIIAAAAAASAPPVDGNGKHKTTQLLRVTGQDYGEASLRSLILAAARYPDLCKLLTDCLVCERVMDHAKGDRLLHDCFRAMNYEDSKILIKFACYHANKMLLASSGSRCLVECFMNARGEELEHLEQLILANATMIAKGHYSNYFMQKVLEHGSEALKRELVALLMADVVSLSRQQFGSYVVEACFLKGSSDLKRIVISTFVSLTNDQLADVVQCGYGNYVIQKLVEACKDDYPEETILLARRIERLPGEVLDRMSAKQVMKVVRRLFPRHRIY
- the LOC127768433 gene encoding FRIGIDA-like protein 3, which codes for MAEGETPPSSSAAAAAPVLAALASLQTYSSALSAFTSAWRALYSDATALDSTLASRLEGFSELDLLCSAMDGPGLRAYLTEHRDALQDSSLPALDAALLVAPDPGRLVLSAAAGFCRAPPTEGAAKVACRLLVDLLDRLRALGVKPSPEARDEARAIAADWKRSKRIGPQAVLKKETIAFLLLVGAFGLVDDVGGASEVLDLVMSVSGRERAVEAFVGLGLDLEKHMPVFIHTMIKKGKQLEAVKFIQALNLVEKYPLLPVLRSYISDAAKAGNMIRIRGDDSACQTEADAKERMLLGVLQKFIKDQKLEELPILEIVKQRLAHLEKKSVERKRAASAAIEAAHEVSKKIQKQEKQQQQVQSAMRSRVPGKAAQNSLSQNIHSVDSLSRPLMSSQSMGISGVLNLYQAASSQNIIPAISPSPLSQHPVGIKNQTLNTPPVQTRYGGLADYYGLSSGRPRPDSVSPGSSVTSAHTSSRSKLYSADPLAAVSRASDKKGSSYNYSLSSMSTYNPNP